In Thermus sp. LT1-2-5, one DNA window encodes the following:
- a CDS encoding WYL domain-containing protein: MANLPKAARLLQLIERLSLRPHRVSELARQFGISERTVERDLEALVLQGYPLERVSRGLYRIPDRPPPLHPVEALALFAAGRLLYHQAPTRQYGAALEKLARMLPEPLRDLLLRSTQGLAERRGDSRNLEMVARALLERRVLAFEYRSGGSKNWRPKELLVYFLEANRTNLGLYAVGYERSYHRSVLTFKLSRMRNARLLDEDYELPKDFDPNQYFRQAWGVVGVRQEAVDIRLRFAPEAAWRVLEGDYPGLEIERELPDGGLLARLKAAPFKGGVPWEALAWIQSFGPRVEVLAPEELRALWLEEARRVLEKASSPVAFTG; the protein is encoded by the coding sequence ATGGCGAACCTGCCCAAAGCTGCTCGCCTATTGCAACTAATTGAGAGGCTTAGTCTCAGGCCGCATCGGGTGAGTGAACTGGCGCGCCAGTTCGGCATAAGCGAGCGTACAGTAGAAAGGGACCTCGAGGCCCTTGTCCTCCAAGGCTATCCCCTGGAGCGGGTGAGCCGTGGCCTGTACCGGATCCCAGACCGTCCTCCGCCCCTCCACCCTGTGGAGGCTTTGGCCCTCTTCGCCGCTGGCCGCTTGCTGTACCACCAGGCTCCGACTCGGCAATACGGGGCGGCCCTGGAAAAACTGGCCCGTATGCTCCCCGAACCCCTGCGGGACCTCCTCCTTCGGAGCACGCAAGGCTTGGCCGAGCGCAGGGGCGATAGCCGGAACCTGGAAATGGTGGCGCGAGCCCTTCTAGAGCGAAGGGTGCTAGCTTTTGAGTACCGATCTGGTGGGTCGAAGAACTGGCGGCCCAAGGAGCTATTGGTGTACTTTCTGGAAGCAAACCGAACCAACCTGGGGCTTTACGCCGTGGGGTACGAGCGTAGCTACCACCGTTCCGTCCTCACTTTCAAGCTTTCCCGCATGCGCAACGCCCGGCTTCTAGACGAGGACTACGAGCTTCCCAAGGACTTTGACCCCAACCAATACTTCCGCCAAGCCTGGGGCGTGGTGGGGGTGCGTCAAGAAGCTGTGGACATCCGCCTTCGCTTCGCTCCCGAGGCGGCGTGGCGGGTATTGGAGGGGGATTACCCAGGCCTGGAAATTGAGCGGGAACTGCCCGATGGTGGGCTCCTGGCCCGCCTAAAAGCCGCCCCTTTTAAAGGGGGCGTGCCGTGGGAGGCCCTAGCCTGGATCCAAAGTTTTGGCCCTCGAGTGGAAGTATTGGCCCCGGAGGAGCTTCGCGCGCTTTGGTTAGAGGAAGCCCGGAGGGTTCTGGAGAAGGCGTCATCTCCTGTCGCCTTTACGGGGTAA
- a CDS encoding type II toxin-antitoxin system VapC family toxin gives MILLDTNVLSEFIRPQPSERVVAWLDRQSPERVWVSAISRAEMELGLALMPEGKRKRALREAIRAMFEEDFAGRCLPFDEAAAVHYGGIVAARQRKGRPISVEDAQIAAIALAHRMTLATRNVADFSGIPGLRLVNPWEA, from the coding sequence ATGATCCTCCTGGACACCAACGTGCTCTCGGAGTTTATCCGGCCCCAGCCATCGGAGCGGGTGGTGGCTTGGCTAGACCGGCAAAGCCCCGAGAGGGTTTGGGTGTCTGCCATCAGCCGCGCTGAGATGGAGCTCGGGTTGGCCCTAATGCCGGAGGGTAAACGGAAAAGGGCATTGAGGGAGGCCATCCGGGCCATGTTTGAGGAGGACTTCGCCGGCCGGTGCCTTCCCTTTGACGAGGCGGCCGCCGTCCACTACGGGGGCATCGTGGCGGCCCGGCAACGGAAGGGCAGGCCCATCAGCGTGGAGGATGCCCAGATCGCCGCCATCGCCTTGGCCCACCGGATGACGCTGGCCACGCGAAACGTCGCCGACTTCTCGGGAATCCCGGGCCTGCGCCTGGTCAACCCCTGGGAGGCCTGA
- a CDS encoding plasmid stabilization protein — MATLTIRNLDEATKRALRLRAALHGVSMEEEARRILRAVLLGTPFPQGLGTHLRQRFQGVADETFQVPPRRRPRKPPQLA, encoded by the coding sequence ATGGCCACCCTGACCATCCGCAACCTGGACGAGGCCACCAAGCGGGCCCTGCGGCTTCGGGCGGCCCTCCATGGGGTTTCCATGGAGGAGGAAGCCCGGCGCATCCTCCGGGCCGTTCTCCTGGGCACTCCCTTTCCCCAAGGGCTCGGCACCCACCTGCGCCAGCGGTTCCAAGGTGTGGCCGACGAGACCTTCCAAGTGCCCCCCCGCCGGAGACCTCGCAAACCGCCCCAGCTAGCGTAA